The Aspergillus flavus chromosome 2, complete sequence region TTCAAGATTCGGGTTGTTCCTGTCAAATGAAACTGATTGTCCTCACCTAGTTCGGGTAAGCCTGGAGCAGATGTTTGTGTTACGTTTGAGCATACAGTCCATTTCCTCATGCTGCCGAAGAATCGCGACCGCAGCAAGAACCGTATCGGTGATTCTATCTCTGGGCCCAGACAGAACGGGAATAAGAAGCTGGAGGCAATGGTTATGATATTGTAGGGCTTCAGATATGTCTTTTTGTCTCTGTCTATCTATATGTCGAGAAGAGAACGCAAAGATTGCATAGCGTAATACCGGCTCCTCAAGTGCTCTCAACGGAACTTCGATCTCGAAGTGCCGTTGGGAATCGGTAATATCAGCCTTGTCATCTATCAGTACCTTCTTTGCGTCTTCAACAAACATATTTAATCCGAGATTCACTCACCCAAAGGGCCATGTTGTCGGCATAGTTGCGTATAAGTGCGGCCTCCCTCTCACTGAAAGAGGCATTCTGAGCATCAGTGGATCTGTTTTCATGCAGATTTCTATTCGGTGATGAAGGTAAACTAGGCCCACGCTCGCTTCCATGATACAAGTGTATCCCTGGGGTTTGAGAAGCTGCTCCGTTACAGAACAGATGTTTAGTTGAGATCCGTCAAAGTAAGGTATCAAGAGACAATATGCCTGAGAGAGGATCCTCACTATAAAGATGTGGTATGGAAGGACTTGTAGATGATCGAGGTCCTGAGCCAGACCCCGACACCGACACAAGTTGATCAGGACTCGGGTATAGCCCAACTGAGGCTGCGAAACTGGAATCGTACAAAGAGTCTAAGGTGCCATTGGGGTGAAAGGAAGTATCCGAGGTATCAACACAGTATAGCTCTTTGATGGCGATAGTTTCATCGTGGAATTGAACTTGAACAAAGTTAATTGAGATTCCTAGCATGATATTGGTCAACCTGTATTACTCACGGGGCCCTATCGGATGTGGCCAAATGCCTCTTTCTGGAAATACAATGTCGTGGTCATTATTCAGATCTAAACCTTCACGAAACCTCACATTAAAACTTCTATCGCAACCGATCCCAGCTTGTTTGCAGTGATAGCAGACAGGGGAATGGGTGTCACCTAGAAATCGAGTAAAACATTGAGCTGATGATGAGGGTGTGGATCATACATACATTTGAGATGCCGAGCTGGGGCAAATTCGAGGTTAGCTTTGCTATCCCCATGAAACTATGAGATGGCCATCATTCGTCCTACCTCTACATCTCCGACTAGGACAACAGGACAACAGTTAGCTTTAATGTATGCATGTATTAGTGTCCTTGTAGACAAGGAGAAATAAAAGGAGCTCTTATTGGACAATTAGTACCAGCCGCTGACTAGACGACTCCTCTTTTCTCGAACTGGAGTCATAACGGTGCAAATGAGGGATGAAGAACGGAGAGAGTTGCCAGGAAGTGAATTCCAGCTGATGGATTTCCCCACATCCACGTAACCCCGCATGGATTTTGGGATCGGCGATGTAAGTGCCTTAGGTGTCAATAAACCCCACGCATGAAACGGAAAGTATCTCCATCTTATTCGAGGGAAGGCAACTCTCTCCGTTCCCCACACACCCAGTAATAGTATATGCTCAACTCCAGTCTGACAAAAACTCGTAGGGAGTCTTTACAAACAGCAATATGTCGACTAGGCCTATTGTGGATCCTCTCCAATATATCCAAGATGCACAGCAGGCGGGTATTCTTGCCTCACACCATAATGGTCCAGTTTTCCATTTTGTGAGCCCCATGTATTCCAGTTATATAAGGAGCGCAAAGGTGCTCCTCGAGTCACAACAACCAGCTCAGGAATTCCTTTTGCAacatctctctcttccatttTATCGCATAACGTCTATTTTCTGCTTGTATACCGATTGCGATTACATCTGAAACGCCGTCTTGAAAGATGTCCGTCCACAAGCTCAAAGTCGGTATGGCTGGTCTGGGCCGTGTTGGCAAGATCCATGTCATTAACTTTTTGCATCACACTCCTCGTGCTGAGCTCGTGGCAGCTTTCTCTCCTGACCCTGCAGAGATTGCTTGGGGCAAACAAAACCTGGAGCCATATGGTGTGACTCTGTATGATAACTACGACAGGATGCTCGAGCATCCCGGCCTAGCGGCAGTGGCCATTGGCACAGCGACATCTGTTCATGCCGAGCAGACTATTAAAGCCATTGACCGTGATCTCCACGTCCTCTGTGAGAAGCCACTATCAACAGATATAGAAGTGGTAAGTCTAGACCTTTTAACGTTTGGATTTGAGCCTTGCACTTCACATATATTAACGCCTCTCACAGTGCAAAGCGGTGGTGCAGAAAGCAAAGACTAAGCCTCATCTCAAAGTCATGTGTGGCTTTTCTCGCCGATTCGATGAGTCTTATCGCGAGGTCAACGACAAGATCAGTCAAGGCCTGATCGGCCGACCTTCTATCATTCGAAGCCAGACATGTGATAAGTTTGACCCCTCAGGATTTTACGTTGCTTATGCAGCATGGTCCGGAGGCGTCTTCGTTGATATGTCTGTCCATGATATCGATCTCACGTTGTGGTTCTTTGGTGATGACTCCGTCCCTAAAAGCATCTCCGCCCACGGAATCAGAGCTGTCCAACCGGAGCTGGAGAAGTACAGCGACTATGACAATGCAGTAGGAATTGTCGAGTTCCACAACGGCAAAATCGCCTATTACTATTGTTCTCGCATGATGGCACACGGCCAGGAAGACACGACAGAAGTCATTGGCACCGAGGGTAAATTATCTGTTAACACCAACCCTCAGCGCAACTTCGTCAACTTCTATCACTCCGGAGGTATCACACGAGAAGTCCCTAGCAACTTCATCGGCCGATTCGGTGCTGCTTTCGTTAAGGAAGCGAATGAGTTTGCTGCTGCTTGTCTAGACAACACGCCACTTCCGATTAAACTGACCAACGCGGTCAAGGCTGTGGAAATCGGTGCATACCTCCAGGAGGCTCTAGTATCTGGGAAGCAAATTCACTTCGATGAGATGGGAAGGAGGATTGAGAAGCCTATGCTGTAAAAGCGGGAGTTGAATGAATTTACTACAAGAAAGGACTGTTcgttttatttatatataaaaaaggaATTTCCATAGAATAAATGTCGATTTCTCAAAATGCCGATCTTTAGTACTGAGGAAGCCAGAAAGCAAAGGCCAAGGCCATTGTCTAAATGAATTCAGCCGACTTAGATCCATTCAGTTCGAGCTGTCAGCAGCTCCTAATGGGAATGTCGTTAGGTTCAATCGCGCTTGTACCTAGCAATCTGCTTGAGCATCGCACTACGTAATGCTTCAACTAGTACGTTAGTTTCTGTAAGTGTGTAGGTCTAGTATTTATGTTTGAGAACTAGAGCTTCAAGTTTGTATAAATAGCTCCCGAGGACTCCTGTCAACATACCCCGCATTTAAACATACGGCTCTCTTGGCAATCGATCGAATAAATTCCCAGGAAATTAATGTATTAGGACCCATGTACATAATTGTTCACTGCACTGAGAACAGCCAAATTAACCGGCTTCCACTACTGCTCTGTCACGGAGATCGGCATGTCTATCAGCTCATCAGGCGTTCCAATGCATGACGAATCACCCCAATGACGAAACCGATCGACGAGTCCGTTTGTTTCTCCACGCTAACTGCGGCGTGGATGTGATCTGGGCTCCTGCGTTTCTCGGTTTACTCGCCTGGAGCTTCTCCGGCGACCATATGCCCAGCAGTCTTATTCGCCCAGTTGACCGCCGAGTCACTACATCTATcattttatttctataatcGTCAAATTGCCAGGAAAACACTCAAAGCTTCCAATCGTTATGTATATTGATTTTCGAGATCGTTTAGGGATTGGCACCCTCTTCACGACGGTCATCTCTATGCTCTCGCGCGAGCGAGACTCTATAATTTATCGGCCAGCCCTGCCTCCTTCCTACCCCTTGGCAGTTCGGAACCCATATCTCTCGACATGGATGCCTAGCGATCAGGTCAAGACCTTGCCGTATTCGGAGCCTCAGTTTTGGGCCGGACAGAGTCTCTCCTGGTCGGTGATGGCGCGGATTGACGGGGAGACGTACAGCTTGatgaatgggaagaatgCAGGTGATGATATTCTTCCGGCTGTCGTTTCTAGTGCAGAATATACTTCTACTCATTCAATATTTACCCTGTCTGCTGGTCCGGTGACTGTCACCCTAGATTTCTTTTCACCTGTGTCGCCTTTCAACCATCTCCGACAGTCTCTCCCTTTCAGTAAGAAATGCTATCTATGATCCATGATAATCATGTCGATAGCTGATACCAGTGCTTGTAGGCTATCTAACAGTCTCATTGTCGGCGGCGTCTTCCAGCAGCATTCAGATATATTCTAGTATTGATGACCGATGGGTaggaaagcaagaaaacaCCGACCGTAACTTCCAGATGAAAGATACTACTGCTATCTTCTCCCTTGGAATCAATAATCCTACCCTGTACGAAGAGCGTGATGATATGGCAACATGGGGTGAGGCTATCTTTGCATCCCGTTCAACACCCTCTTCCAAGCTTTCCTTTGCATCGGGAAAGTGCGAGAACATACGCTCCCACTTTATCAAAACAGGGCAGCTGAATGGCAATGATCCTTGGTTTCCTGGGGGAATTGTAGCTCTATCACATGACTTAGGAATAGTTACTGGCAGTCAGTCCGTGAGATTTGCCGTTGGCTATGTGAGAGAGAAGGCAATCAATTACCTCGGGGCGCCATATACGGGATATTATAGAGCGAACTACTCAGGGACACCTGAGGCAGTCACCTATTTTCTGGATGATTATCAGGATGCTCTCCGGGAATCGTTGAAGCTTGACTTAGAGCTGTCCACTAAAGCTAAGGCCACCGCAGGGCAGAAGTATGCGGACATTGTTACGCTATCGACCCGTCAGGCTTATGGAGCTATTGATCTGACTATTCCTAATGATTCACTTGACATCGATAATACACTGGCGTTTGTGAAAGAGCTCTCCAGCGATGGAAATCTTAATACTGTTGATGTTATTATGCCTGCCTTCCCGATATATTACGTCATGAATCCTGACTACATACGATTATTGCTAGAACCGATGATGAGGTACCTTGCAGCGGGGCGCTGGCGGGAGCCATATGTAATTCATGACATGGGCTCTCATTACCCCAATGCTACTGGGCATGACAACCAACAAGCCGAGCCAATGCCCATTGAGGAATGCGGTAACTTGATGGTCCTAGCACTAGCATATGTGCGCGCAACTGGCGATAGAGAATGGGTGGCCGAGTACCAAGATATCATGAGACCCTACGCGGACTATCTGGTTGACAATGGTGTTGAAATTGCGGAGCAGCTATCTTCCAATGATGCCGCAGGGCCTCTTGCTAATGAGACAAACCTGGCCATCAAGGCTGCAGTGGGCATTAAGGCATTCGGTCAATTGACTGGGCTTACTGAGTACTCCCGTATTGGCAAGGAGCGTGCagacctcttcttcaaccagcGGCTCGGAACCGATCAACAAAAGACACACTTCGTGCTGCAATACCCGAACAAACCAGCCTCCTGGAAAATTCCATATAATTTATATCCAGATGTGTTGCTTGATCTTGACACTTTTCCTCCAGAGGTTCACCAAATGTCAAGCGCATTTTTCAAGTCGGTCCGAGGAGAGTTTGGAGTTCCTCTTGATAGCCGTCAAGACTGGGCCAAATCTGATTGGAATATGTGGCTGGCTGCCACCTTCGAGTTGGACACACGAAACGAGTTTGTTGAAGACCTGTGGACATTTATGACCAACGGAAAGCATAATTGGCCTTTCTCTGATCGCTATGTTGCCACATCAGCCAAAGGGGCAAGTCCCGGGGTGCCTATCTTGTGTCGTGCTCGGCCGACGGTAGGTGGGCATTTTGCGCTTATGGCCTTGAATGGGCCCAGATCTCTTTGGGGCACTGTGCCTGGCGCAATGGAATTACCGAACACtatggatgaagaggatttTGAGACGCAAAGAGAGGAGCTGTGACACTGCCCTGCGTTGGTGGAGCCGCTTGTCTTTCTAGTGTCGAGAGTCTTTTTGCATTGACATTGGATTTATTATGCGAGTAACACTATGAGTACTATGCATAACTATAACTCCTCCATTGGGAAGAGTGAATAGAAAGTATAGGGATGGTAGTCAATCATTGAAAGTGAAGATATACATGCTGTTGCCACTAAGTCAGGGTCCGTTGCCACTAAGCCAGGGTCCGTTGCCATATATCAGATACGAGACTATTGTGGCCGTTTAGATCACCATTTCCAAGCTATTTGGCCATGGCAGAAAACCTGTCACCCATGCGTTGTTGGAGTTACTTAACAGTAGCATGAATTTTCAGGCACCAAGGAAGCAACGACACCCCTGGGTATTACATAAGCGGTCGCGGCCTCAGGTTGTTGTGTCCCGTCAGGTCAGTGACACTCTTCCCCAAGAGTTTCGCTGCATCCAAACTGCTTCGCCGCTGTGTTtagctttctttctccctgtTCGTTCGCCGTcttgtcttttgcttcttcttcttctttctctttctctccctccttttcGCTTCATCGCTACCTATAAGCCTTTGTCTCTCATATTCCGCCCCTTGATCAGATCCTACTCATGGCTTCTGTATGTATTCCCTCTGTTTGACCTCCGTCATTTGCTCTCCCGTGCAGATAGCTGGCCAACGTCATGGCTCGCCCACCACGCGTTTGTACGCGCCAGCAGAACAAGCATGCCTACTGACACCCCTGTGCTTCTCTTCTAGCCCCGTCCTCCGCACAACTTCGGTCCGCAAGGCTATCCTCTCCCCAACGGTGCTACTGGTCCCGTTCCTGGCGCCACCCCTCTTCTGCCAAACAACGGTCGAGTCATTCAGAACGGCCCCGTCAGAGTCCTGTGCATTGCGGATGTTAGAGGTAGGCTTTCCTAGCATACACAATCGAGACGTGGTAGAGATGCGCTTAGCTAACTggcgtttcttttttccgTTTGTGTTACGCAGGTAATCTGAAGTCTCTGAATGAGTTGGCCAAACAGGCCCGTGCAGATCATATCATCCACACCGGTGATTTCGGCTTCTATGATGACACATCGTTGGATAGGATTGCCGAAAAGTAAGTAATGCACTTGATATTTGAGCTTATCTACGGATCAGATTACGTTGGGGCTTCGGTGTCTGGGATAGAATTCACTGACGGCTGGGTATCCAAAATTAGGACCCTTAAGCATGTGGCCCAATACTCTCCTCTGCTTCCTGAAAATGTGAAGCGGGCCATCGCACAAACTCCTCCCCAGCAATCCATTAAGCAACGATTCTCCCCCGACCAGCTACCCCTCTCAGAGCTTTCTATGTTGCTCGACAAGCGGCTCACACTTGATGTCCCTGTATACACCGTTTGGGGTGCCTGTGAAGATGTTAGGGTGCTGGAGAAGTTTCGCTCTGGAGAGTATAAGGTGAATAACCTTCATATTATCGACGAGGCCAACTCGCGCCTACTGGATATAGGTGGTGTCAAGCTTCGTCTGCTGGGACTGGGAGGCGCGGTGGTCATGCACAAGCTGTTCGATAACGGCGAGGGCAAGACCACTATTGCCGGTGGCCTAGGCACCATGTGGACCACTTTACTGCAAATGGGTGAGCTAATTGACACAGCAAACCGTGTGTACGACCCATCGGAAACCCGTATCTTTGTCACTCATGCGTCACCCGCGCGCGAAGGAATGCTTAACCAGCTATCCGTGACCCTGAAAGCTGATTTCTCTATTTCTGCCGGTTTGCATTTCCGCTACGGCTCATCCTACAACGAATTCTCTGTGAACCCCTCATTGGACCACTACCGAGGCAAGCTGGCCGCATCGAAGGCTTCCTTCAACGATGTTTGGGAGACGGTGCGCGGTGAGGTCGAGGCTGCAATTGCCTCTAACGAAGCCCAGAAGACGCTCTTGGACAATGCTCTCGATGTGGTGCAGAAGATGCCTACAATCGCTAACGGTGGGAACCCGTTCGGCGGACCTACCGGCCCCGGAAACGCAGCTGGTCAGGTCGATGAAAGCGCTTTCAAGAACATGTGGAACTTCAACCTTGCAGATGCAGCATTTGGTTTCCTAGTCCTTGAGATCGAAGCCGGCCGTATCGCGACGGAAATGCGCGCTCAGGGTTTTAACTTCGCACACCGCGGCGGTAAGCCTCCTGTgcctgctgttgctggacAGCCCAATCCTCCTGTGCCTACCGGTACCCCTGGTGTGGCCTCCCCGGCAGCTCGTCCCGCTGTTCCTCAGTTTGGTCAGGCCCAACCGGTTGCTGGACGTCCTGCCGCCCCTCAACAGCCGCAGCCTCAACCTCAGCAGGGACAAGCCAAGGCTCCCGCTGCAGCCCCCGCTCGTACTTCCCCAGTTCCCGTTATTCCCAAGCCTGCAACTCCCCAGCCCTCCGGCCCAGCTGCCTCGCAACATGCCCCTACATCGCCTGAAAAGGCTGCAGAGGCCAACGGCACTTCACAGCCTGAGAAGCCATCCGAGTCGCCTATGCCCAGGCCTgaaaagaagcaaagcaaCGGACTATTCGTGTCGAACGTTGACAACGAACAGGCCGTTCGTGACCTGTTCCCTGAGGAGGACAAAGCAAAGATTGTCAAGCTCGACAAATGGGGCAAATACAACCACGTTGTGATGTTCAACAGTGTCGAAGAGGCCAAGGCTGCTCTCGATCGTCAGCCCCCAGAGCACAAGAAGCCCACACCCCCCGGTCAACCTCGCAAGCCTAACATCAAGTTCTTCGAAGACCGTGGTAGCCACCGTGGCAATGCTGGCACGTGGCAGAGCAGCAACCGGGGAGGCAACACTTCTCAGCGTGGATACCAAAGCGGTGGTGCCAGCGACAGTGAAGGGGGACGGGGACGTGGTGGATTCAGCGGACGTGGCCGCGGCCGTGGCGATCGTGGTCGAGGCGGACGCGGTGGTCGCGGCGGTTTCAACAAAGGAGGACCTACATCTGACTCACCTGCTCCATCGACATCGACTCCATCTGGTGAGAAGCCCGCCGCGGCTGGCGATGCTTAAGCATAGCTGAGTCGTTTTAACGTGTCTCCTTGGTTCTGCTGTGTTGAAAATTATTAacgctttttttttttttgccgGCCATGTCTTCACATTCAACCTTCCTCTACCGTGTGTTCTCTTGAAGTCACATCGGTCCCTCATATCCTAATTTTTATTCATGTgatattttcctttcccattttgttttcttctgaGCGAGATGTACGTGAAACACTACACTTCATTTCCTTGTTCCTAGTAGACGCTCGTCACCCCCTAGGATTCTTTAGCCCGGGCTACCGGAAGGTTGTTGGTGCAGTTCAATGCAGTACAGGttgagatgaagatggtgcgatgatgaaagggaaagagacaAAAAGCGACGgatcaaaaaggaaaaaatcATAAAAACAGCGTCAACATCAACGCAATTTTTTGtatcttaaatttttttcCTACCTTCCTGGACGCACCAATATCGATACCCTTGTAGCTTTATCGTTCCCTGAGCTTCAAGTACGGAACTGTGTGGTATTTTCTCATTTACTTGTAGCGTCTGTCTGAAAAGCTGGTTTGAACGTTTCAAGTTCACATGGAAATTGTGGATGTCAAGTCAGAGTAGAGAgtagaataattaattcaatATCAACATGAACAATTCCCTTGATGGTATTaacagaaggagaaaaggaatcAATCGTTAATAGGCACAACTATCGTAACCCGTGAACCAAGAAGTATGTAAAACTAGAGACTCCAGACCTCTGATATGATCATATCCAGCACAACGCAAATGCGCCTCATCCGaaaattttctttcaataGCCAGCCGTCCAGCCGGCAACTTACTGTACGCCGGTAAGGGGAAACAAAGCACGCATGATTTGATCATCGGTGTACATGCTTTCCAAGCCGAGACCAGTAATGAGTTTATAACCGAACTGTGCCTCCCCGTTCGCCTTGTATGATACCAAAgaccgaagagaaaaaggaagaataaaGCATGAAGAGACAGATACCTCACAAATACATATCGTTGGATAATGTTGATCCCAAAATGAAAGTAGATGGTACATATACCAGAGCGTATGTGACTCAATTTTGCGAGTATGATA contains the following coding sequences:
- a CDS encoding putative NAD-binding Rossmann fold oxidoreductase family protein (NAD binding Rossmann fold oxidoreductase); this encodes MSVHKLKVGMAGLGRVGKIHVINFLHHTPRAELVAAFSPDPAEIAWGKQNLEPYGVTLYDNYDRMLEHPGLAAVAIGTATSVHAEQTIKAIDRDLHVLCEKPLSTDIEVCKAVVQKAKTKPHLKVMCGFSRRFDESYREVNDKISQGLIGRPSIIRSQTCDKFDPSGFYVAYAAWSGGVFVDMSVHDIDLTLWFFGDDSVPKSISAHGIRAVQPELEKYSDYDNAVGIVEFHNGKIAYYYCSRMMAHGQEDTTEVIGTEGKLSVNTNPQRNFVNFYHSGGITREVPSNFIGRFGAAFVKEANEFAAACLDNTPLPIKLTNAVKAVEIGAYLQEALVSGKQIHFDEMGRRIEKPML